In Ovis canadensis isolate MfBH-ARS-UI-01 breed Bighorn chromosome 3, ARS-UI_OviCan_v2, whole genome shotgun sequence, one DNA window encodes the following:
- the DDX47 gene encoding probable ATP-dependent RNA helicase DDX47: MAASVEHDSREGMDAPQTAVEVEETKTFKDLGVTDVLCEACDQLGWTKPTKIQIEAIPLALQGRDIIGLAETGSGKTGAFALPILNALLETPQRLFALVLTPTRELAFQISEQFEALGSSIGVQCAVIVGGIDSMSQSLALAKKPHVVIATPGRLIDHLENTKGFNLRALKYLVMDEADRILNMDFETEVDKILKVIPRDRKTFLFSATMTKKVQKLQRAALKNPVKCAVSSKYQTVEKLQQYYLFIPSKFKDTYLVYILNELAGNSFMIFCSTCNNTQRTALLLRNLGFTAIPLHGQMSQSKRLGSLNKFKAKARSILLATDVASRGLDIPHVDVVVNFDIPTHSKDYIHRVGRTARAGRSGKAITFVTQYDVELFQRIEHLIGKKLPVFPTQDDEVMMLTERVTEAQRFARMELREHGEKKKRSREDTGDNDDTEGAIGVRNKVAGGKMKKRKGH, from the exons ATGGCGGCGTCCGTGGAGCACGATTCCCGGGAAGGCATGGATGCGCCCCAGACGGCGGTGGAGGTGGAAGAAACGAAAACATTTAAAGACCTG GGTGTGACAGATGTGTTGTGTGAAGCTTGTGACCAGTTGGGGTGGACAAAGCCCACAAAGATCCAGATTGAAGCTATTCCTTTGGCCTTACAAG GTCGTGATATCATTGGGCTGGCAGAAACTGGCTCTGGGAAAACCGGCGCCTTTGCTCTGCCCATTCTCAACGCATTGTTGGAGACACCCCAGCGTCTGTTTGCCTTAGTTCTCACCCCTACTCGGGAGCTGGCTTTTCAGATCTCAGAGCAGTTTGAAGCCCTGGGGTCTTCTATTGGGGTGCAGTGTG ctGTCATTGTAGGTGGAATTGATTCAATGTCCCAATCTCTGGCCCTGGCCAAAAAACCACATGTAGTGATAG CAACTCCTGGCCGACTGATTGACCACTTGGAAAATACGAAAGGTTTCAACTTAAGAGCCCTCAAGTACTTGGTCATGGATGAGGCAGACCGAATCTTGAATATGGATTTTGAGACAGAG GTTGACAAGATCCTCAAAGTGATTCCCCGAGATCGGAAAACATTTCTCTTCTCTGCTACGATGACCAAGAAG GTGCAAAAACTTCAGCGAGCGGCGCTAAAGAACCCTGTGAAATGCGCCGTCTCCTCCAAGTACCAGACGGTTGAGAAGTTGCAGCAGTATTATCTTTTTATTCCTTCCAAGTTCAAG GATACCTACCTGGTTTATATTCTGAATGAGTTGGCTGGGAACTCCTTTATGATATTCTGCAGCACCTGTAACAACACTCAGAGGACAGCTCTGCTACTCCGAAATCTTGGATTCACCGCCATTCCCCTCCACGGACAGATGAGTCAG aGCAAGCGGCTGGGATCCCTTAATAAATTTAAGGCGAAGGCTCGTTCCATTCTTCTAGCAACTGATGTTGCAAGCCGCGGTTTGGACATACCCCATGTGGATGTAGTGGTTAACTTTGACATTCCTACCCATTCCAAG GATTACATCCATCGAGTAGGTCGGACGGCTCGAGCTGGGCGCTCTGGAAAGGCTATTACCTTTGTCACGCA GTACGACGTGGAGCTCTTCCAGCGCATAGAGCACTTGATTGGGAAGAAACTGCctgtctttccaacccaggacgACGAGGTCATGATGCTGACAGAACGtgtcactgaggcccagagatttGCCCGAATG GAGTTAAGGGAGCACGGAGAGAAGAAGAAGCGCTCACGGGAAGATACTGGGGACAATGATGACACGGAGGGTGCGATCGGTGTCAGGAACAAGGTGGCTGGAGGAAAAATGAAGAAACGGAAAGGCCATTAA